The Portunus trituberculatus isolate SZX2019 chromosome 19, ASM1759143v1, whole genome shotgun sequence genome contains a region encoding:
- the LOC123506261 gene encoding LOW QUALITY PROTEIN: uncharacterized protein LOC123506261 (The sequence of the model RefSeq protein was modified relative to this genomic sequence to represent the inferred CDS: deleted 2 bases in 1 codon) produces the protein MKTPKSGREISKKWLEYILREHKAATDPSTILQVDNFNVRKDLGDGYNSQVVFFTVETTEKNGTDSPDVKKTYSLVAKLLIDEAGSRAFAIKFKVTLKEYLVYTDLIDNFNKILAEKAPEEPPISLPKLIYGKCAKNDFVLVMENLENNGYEMNNKWNGLNGEQLMATVNKIARIHAMSYVFCETSDISKYSCLPRVDQYMDTFAVMLYAMLENTAAFLKSSKETEELGKKIELSMTSLKENFLIMLNNFLIKCLVHGDFWNNNIMFKYTDTPDEQKIIEDVMVIDWGNCSWGAPLFDLQYLIYTSTQRSVRKEYLDKALSHYHSTFTTLTTKFGYPLSNWGLTELKAEWEMTYAIGFLFGCTLVQGTLSTTNPFSKRQVSEPSILDKPFLLPVKASLDAMKMGMTKMFMPLMFTPQGKKFFKMAMKKVMKPIFEELKSGKNEALNTRVLDLVYEADENGLFST, from the exons ATGAAGACTCCCAAGTCAGGACGGGAAATAAGCAAGAAATGGCTGGAATACATATTGAGAGAACACAAGGCAGCCACAGATCCATCTACTATTCTTCAGGTGGATAACTTCAACGTCAggaaag ATCTAGGTGATGGTTACAACTCCCAAGTGGTTTTCTTTACTGTGGAAACAACAGAGAAGAACGGGACCGACTCCCCTGATGTGAAAAAGACCTACAGCTTGGTGGCAAAGCTTCTCATTGATGAAGCCGGAAGCCGTGCTTTTGCTATAAAATTCAAGGTCACCTTAAAGGAATACCTGGTATACACAGATCTTATTGACAATTTTAACAAGATACTCGCTGAGAAAGCACCTGAAGAGCCTCCAATCTCACTCCCGAAATTAATCTACGGAAAATGCGCAAAGAATGACTTTGTTTTAGTCATGGAAAATTTAGAGAATAATGGGTATGAGATGAATAACAAGTGGAATGGGCTTAATGGTGAACAGCTGATGGCTACTGTAAACAAAATAGCAAGGATTCATGCTATGTCTTATGTTTTCTGTGAGACGTCAGACATCAGTAAATATTCATGTTTGCCACGTGTTGATCAGTACATGGATACCTTTGCTGTAATGTTATATGCAATGCTTGAAAACACTGCAGCATTCCTTAAAAGTTCtaaggaaacagaagaattaGGTAAGAAGATTGAGTTAAGTATGACCTCTCTTAAAGAAAATTTTTTAAT AATGTTAAACAACTTTTTAATTAAATGCTTAGTCCATGGAGACTTTTGGAATAACAACATCATGTTTAAGTATACTGACACTCCAGATGAGCAGAAAATTATTGAAGATGTAATGGTTATTGACTGGGGAAACTGTTCCTGGGGTGCTCCATTATTTGATCTGCAATATTTGATATACACATCCACCCAGCGCAGTGTCAGAAAGGAGTATCTTGACAAAGCACTAAGCCATTACCACTCCACCTTCACAACGCTCACCACCAAATTTGGTTATCCTCTCTCTAACTGGGGCCTCACAGAGTTAAAGGCAGAATGGGAGATGACATATGCAATAGGTTTTCTATTTGGCTGTACACTTGTACAAGGCACTCTGAGCACCACAAACCCTTTTAGTAAACGCCAAGTTTCTGAACCTTCTATTCTCGACAAGCCATTCCTCCTTCCAGTCAAGGCTTCATTGGATGCCATGAAAATGGGAATGACCAAAATGTTCATGCCTTTGATGTTTACCCCACAAGGAAAGAAGTTTTTCAAAATGGCAATGAAAAAGGTAATGAAACCAATCTTTGAGGAACTTAAGTCAGGcaaaaatgaagcactgaataCAAGAGTTCTTGATTTAGTTTATGAAGCTGATGAAAATGGATTGTTCTCAACATGA
- the LOC123506167 gene encoding zinc finger BED domain-containing protein 5-like has translation MNLSQHQYHFNGTVMASNKKRNYDDNYLDFGFTSITDKGVVKPQCVICHKILTAESLRPSKLRLHLETKHPQHVGKDRSFFSRQELNMKRQRLDASGSFHQQNAAVVEASFLVALEIAKKKKPHTIGEELILPCAKTMVKLVLGEKSAEKLNAISLSNNTVQRRISQISDDIREQVIQEIKRAGLFSIQLDESTDVQSCSQLLAFVRYVHDEDLKEEFLFCEPLEQSTKGEDVMQKLTEFFESEGLDWGNLCGICTDGAPAMLGSQSGFVTRVIQKHQMLSSSLHDPQRLCQDMDAAHETLLFHTAVRWLSKGNVVQRVFELREEISLFLRIQNKQDLLSAWSADSFEIRLAYLVDIFRQLNTLNLELQGKGSLIIDFVDKIKAFIRKMENWRRKVGMGNLAMLETVSEIVEKCDAATQNLITQHLEALEGEFKRYFPDIQSLTSRLVRAPFTAAVTCIPDDNDDGQTELLTLQEDSGAKMKFETESLTVFWSSMAASYPNLCDLAFRHLLPFSSTYSCEAAFSQLLHIKTKYRNRLEVKHDLRCALSETKPRIKKLVDNLQHHPSH, from the exons ATGAACTTAAGCCAACATCAATACCACTTTAATG GTACAGTGATGGCTTCTAATAAGAAACGCAACTATGATGACAACTACCTGGATTTTGGATTTACAAGCATCACTGATAAAGGTGTAGTGAAGCCTCAGTGTGTGATTTGTCACAAAATACTCACAGCTGAATCACTAAGGCCCAGTAAGCTTAGATTACATCTGGAAACCAAGCATCCTCAACATGTTGGCAAAGATCGTTCCTTCTTTAGTCGACAAGAATTGAACATGAAGAGACAGCGACTTGATGCCAGTGGTTCCTTTCATCAACAAAATGCTGCCGTAGTGGAGGCATCATTTCTTGTAGCCCttgaaatagcaaagaaaaagaagcctcACACAATTGGGGAGGAATTAATTTTGCCATGTGCCAAAACAATGGTAAAGCTTGTTTTGGGTGAgaaaagtgctgaaaagctgaATGCTATTTCACTCTCAAATAATACAGTGCAACGCCGAATCTCCCAAATATCTGATGACATCAGAGAGCAGGTGATACAGGAAATCAAAAGAGCTGGATTATTCAGTATTCAACTCGATGAGTCCACTGACGTCCAGTCCTGCTCACAACTCCTGGCTTTTGTAAGGTATGTTCATGATGAGGATCTGAAGGAGGAATTCTTGTTTTGTGAGCCTCTTGAACAATCTACAAAAGGTGAAGATGTAATGCAGAAACTTACAGAATTCTTTGAATCTGAAGGTCTTGACTGGGGCAATCTTTGTGGGATATGCACAGACGGGGCTCCAGCCATGTTGGGTTCTCAGTCAGGTTTTGTTACAAGAGTTATACAAAAGCACCAAATGCTATCCTCTTCACTGCATGATCCACAG AGACTCTGCCAAGATATGGATGCAGCTCATGAGACCCTCCTATTTCATACAGCAGTTCGCTGGCTATCAAAAGGAAATGTAGTTCAACGTGTATTTGAGCTCAGAGAAGagatcagcctctttctcagaaTACAGAACAAGCAAGATTTGCTGTCAGCATGGTCTGCAGATAGCTTCGAAATACGGCTAGCCTATCTTGTTGACATATTTAGACAGTTGAACACACTGAACCTGGAACTCCAAGGGAAAGGAAGCTTGATAATCGATTTTGTGGACAAAATCAAAGCTTTCATTCGTAAGATGGAGAATTGGAGGCGCAAAGTTGGAATGGGAAACTTGGCAATGCTGGAGACAGTGTCAGAAATTGTAGAGAAGTGTGATGCTGCTACGCAGAACTTGATTACCCAACATCTTGAGGCCTTGGAAGGGGAGTTTAAAAGATACTTCCCAGATATCCAAAGCCTAACTTCTCGGCTAGTAAGGGCCCCCTTCACTGCTGCAGTGACATGCATtcctgatgacaatgatgatggccAAACTGAGCTGTTGACACTTCAGGAGGATTCAGGAGCTAAGATGAAGTTTGAAACTGAATCTCTCACAGTATTTTGGTCATCAATGGCAGCTTCATACCCAAACTTATGTGACTTAGCTTTTCGCCACCTCCTACCATTTTCATCAACTTATTCCTGCGAGGCTGCATTCTCTCAACTACTCCACATTAAAACGAAATATCGCAACAGACTTGAAGTGAAGCATGACCTACGGTGTGCTTTAAGTGAAACAAAACCAAGAATCAAGAAGCTTGTTGATAATCTGCAACATCACCCTTCACACTGA